In Syntrophomonas wolfei subsp. wolfei str. Goettingen G311, a single window of DNA contains:
- a CDS encoding DUF4391 domain-containing protein, with amino-acid sequence MLKTLMEIFNLPPKARMQRRMPKNTFYRNAELSKRDIKTFVNEIQLVQVVAILNSDSLRVAPFVNEEYNISDIAYLLVELKNKGQEGKVAHIIHTAIPYPLLIIFCYRQQVRFSTALKRLNKNDPTSIVLGDINISPWVDPIYPLPVQKAFLDSLALKTLPFDNLYRLYLALDNRIYLTGVIDLIGVYPSPEVDVNEVQEMLDKIDKLEKTINTLNTAMKRVTSFAHKMQHHVQIQQLQQQLDALITQLSEVC; translated from the coding sequence ATGCTTAAAACCTTGATGGAAATATTCAACCTGCCCCCTAAAGCCCGTATGCAAAGACGTATGCCTAAAAATACATTTTATCGCAATGCTGAATTAAGCAAAAGAGACATTAAAACCTTTGTTAATGAGATCCAGTTAGTACAAGTCGTAGCAATACTCAACAGTGATTCCCTGCGGGTTGCTCCGTTCGTAAACGAAGAATACAACATTAGTGATATCGCTTATTTATTGGTAGAATTAAAGAATAAGGGCCAGGAGGGAAAGGTAGCCCATATTATTCATACCGCTATTCCTTATCCACTGCTTATTATTTTCTGCTACCGGCAGCAGGTTCGTTTCAGCACCGCCCTGAAAAGGTTAAACAAAAACGATCCAACATCTATTGTATTGGGTGATATTAACATTTCCCCCTGGGTAGACCCTATTTACCCGCTGCCGGTACAAAAGGCTTTTTTGGACAGTCTGGCCTTAAAGACATTGCCTTTCGATAATTTATACCGGCTTTACCTGGCTCTCGACAACCGCATCTACCTTACCGGGGTGATTGATTTGATTGGAGTATATCCTTCACCCGAAGTTGATGTAAATGAGGTCCAAGAAATGCTGGATAAGATAGATAAACTGGAAAAAACCATTAACACCCTGAACACCGCTATGAAACGGGTTACTTCTTTCGCCCACAAAATGCAACATCATGTACAGATTCAACAGCTCCAGCAGCAGCTGGATGCTTTAATAACTCAATTAAGCGAGGTGTGCTAA
- a CDS encoding site-specific DNA-methyltransferase → MNKLDGKTMDLVQHNIDELKKLFPEVITEGKIDFDRLRLLLGDEVDTGKEKYEFTWPGKSDCIRLSQQQSTGTLRPDKESSKDWDTTKNLYIEGDNLEVLRLLQKAYHRKVKMIYIDPPYNTGNDFIYKDDYKDNVKSYKEKTEQSMKANPATAGRYHSEWLNMMYPRLRLAKNLLSDDGAIFISIDDTELDNLKKICNEVFGEENFIACIAWHKNYASANDSKGFSSVLDYILVYRKSENFVRNLLPRTDKQNSLYKYDSNDGYGPWRPDNLSVKTYSKEYDFTIINPTTGVEYNPPKGRCWVTNKNTIDKWIKEGRVFFGQTGNGAPQLKRYLNEVQQGVVPITYWSYDECGHNDEARKEIKQLFSEPPFDTPKPTRLIKQILNISTNKDSIVLDFFSGSSTTAHAVMKLNSQDDGNRKFVMVQLPEPCNEDSEAYKAGFPNICEIGKERIRRAGENLKEEYKDKEGIENLDIGFKVFKLDTSNLKAWDPDVEELEGTLKGMVDPIKEDRTQEDMLYEIMLIYGIDLTIPLEEIQIKGKTAYSVGLGYMIVCLEDGLTLDVIEAIGAMKQSGQEIARVVFRDSGFADDNVKTNAVQLLKKFGIEDFRTI, encoded by the coding sequence ATGAACAAACTTGATGGTAAGACCATGGATTTAGTTCAACACAACATTGATGAACTCAAGAAGCTTTTCCCCGAGGTCATAACCGAAGGGAAAATTGATTTTGACCGGCTTCGGCTCCTGCTCGGTGATGAAGTTGATACTGGCAAAGAGAAATATGAGTTCACCTGGCCGGGTAAGAGCGACTGTATTCGGTTGTCCCAGCAGCAATCCACGGGAACACTACGCCCTGATAAAGAATCAAGTAAGGATTGGGATACCACCAAAAACCTTTACATAGAAGGTGATAACCTGGAGGTATTGCGGCTATTGCAGAAGGCTTATCATCGGAAAGTAAAGATGATATACATAGACCCGCCTTATAATACTGGGAATGATTTTATCTATAAAGATGATTATAAGGATAATGTGAAAAGCTATAAGGAAAAAACGGAACAATCAATGAAAGCAAACCCCGCTACGGCAGGACGTTATCATTCAGAATGGTTAAATATGATGTATCCTAGATTAAGATTGGCTAAGAATTTATTAAGTGATGATGGAGCTATTTTCATAAGCATTGATGACACTGAGTTGGATAACCTAAAAAAGATTTGTAATGAGGTTTTCGGAGAAGAGAATTTTATTGCTTGCATAGCTTGGCATAAGAATTATGCATCTGCTAACGATTCAAAGGGGTTTTCTAGTGTTCTAGATTATATACTTGTTTACAGAAAAAGCGAAAATTTTGTTCGTAATTTGTTACCCAGGACAGATAAACAAAATTCGTTATATAAATATGACAGTAATGATGGATATGGTCCATGGCGCCCAGATAATTTATCGGTAAAGACTTACTCAAAAGAATATGATTTTACGATTATAAACCCAACAACGGGGGTTGAATATAATCCTCCCAAAGGAAGGTGTTGGGTCACTAATAAGAACACTATAGATAAGTGGATTAAAGAAGGGAGAGTGTTTTTTGGGCAAACGGGTAACGGAGCGCCACAACTTAAGCGTTATTTAAATGAAGTACAACAAGGAGTAGTTCCGATTACATATTGGTCTTATGATGAATGTGGGCATAATGATGAAGCCAGAAAGGAAATCAAACAACTTTTTAGTGAACCTCCTTTTGATACTCCTAAACCTACTCGCCTTATTAAACAAATATTAAATATTAGTACAAACAAAGACTCCATAGTTTTAGATTTTTTTTCAGGATCTTCCACCACAGCCCATGCTGTGATGAAACTCAACTCTCAAGACGATGGTAACCGCAAGTTTGTAATGGTACAATTACCAGAACCTTGCAACGAAGACTCTGAAGCTTACAAAGCTGGTTTCCCAAACATCTGTGAAATCGGCAAAGAACGTATTCGCCGCGCCGGTGAAAACTTAAAAGAAGAATACAAGGACAAAGAAGGCATTGAAAACCTGGATATAGGCTTTAAGGTATTCAAGCTGGATACTTCAAATCTCAAGGCATGGGACCCGGATGTTGAAGAACTGGAAGGAACCCTTAAAGGCATGGTTGACCCCATTAAAGAAGACCGTACCCAGGAGGATATGCTGTATGAGATTATGCTGATATACGGCATAGACCTGACCATACCGCTGGAAGAAATTCAGATAAAAGGCAAGACTGCTTATTCCGTTGGCTTGGGCTATATGATTGTCTGTCTGGAAGATGGTCTAACCCTTGACGTTATTGAAGCTATTGGCGCTATGAAACAATCCGGCCAGGAAATAGCCCGGGTAGTTTTCCGGGACTCCGGTTTTGCCGATGATAATGTCAAAACTAATGCCGTGCAGCTATTAAAGAAATTCGGCATTGAAGACTTCCGGACCATATAG